One window of Channa argus isolate prfri chromosome 4, Channa argus male v1.0, whole genome shotgun sequence genomic DNA carries:
- the rfx4 gene encoding transcription factor RFX4 isoform X3 codes for MHCGLLEEPDMDSTESWIERCLNESENKRYSSHTSLGNMSNDEHEEKENNRASKPHSTPATLEWLEENYEIAEGVCIPRSALYMHYLDFSEKHDTQPVNAASFGKIIRQQFPALTTRRLGTRGQSKYHYYGIAVKETSPYYDVMYSKKGAAWVNETGKKEVTKQTVAYSPRSKLGTLLPEFPNVKDLNLPASLPEERVSTFIMMYRTHCQRILDTVIRANFDEVQSFLLHFWQGMPPHMLPVLGSPTVVNIVGVCDSILYKAISGVLMPTVLQALPDSLTQVIRKFAKQLDEWLKIALHDLPENLRNIKFELSRRFSQILKRQTSLNHLCQASRTVINSADITFQMLEDWRNVDLNSITKQTLYTMEDSQEEHRQLIIHLYQEFDRLLEEQSPIEAYIEWLDSMVDRCVVKVAGKRPGSLKKVAQQFLLMWSCFGTRVIRDMTLHSAPSFGSFHLIHLMFDDYVLYLLESLHCQERANELMRAMKGEGSTAEREEEFTLSETTPTSPSPGSYSPARSVHSVVVSSASSPTAAVSPEYTGVTTTTVTTAGGSTPEAGQQLSCMRSSAPVPPPSSTHRMPVYTHREEHGYTGSYNYGSYTNQHPHSIQSQYPGLAHEPAIPAPLHYSAYHRSSAQYQLNGQMSRMEPCLMGSTPRLHPSPVAPRWPDVSPANSCYTSPPMHSSRYATSGDMYSPLAPRRNSEYEHSQHFPGFAYINGEATTGWAK; via the exons GCTAGAGGAGAATTATGAAATAGCTGAAGGTGTGTGTATCCCCCGGAGTGCCCTCTACATGCATTACCTAGACTTCAGCGAGAAGCACGACACACAGCCAGTGAATGCAGCAAGCTTTGGAAAG ATCATAAGGCAACAGTTTCCAGCTTTAACTACCCGACGACTGGGAACTAGAGGACAGTCAAA gTACCACTACTACGGTATAGCGGTGAAGGAGACCTCTCCGTATTATGACGTGATGTATTCCAAAAAGGGAGCGGCGTGGGTGAATGAGACAGGGAAGAAAGAGGTCACAAAGCAGACAGTGGCGTATTCACCGCGCTCCAAACTGGGGACACTCCTGCCAGAGTTTCCAAATGTCAAAGACCTAAATTTGCCCGCCAGCCTGCCAGAAGAGAGG GTATCAACTTTCATCATGATGTACAGAACGCACTGTCAAAGGATACTGGACACTGTTATTCGAGCCAACTTTGATGAG GTCCAAAGTTTCTTGCTGCACTTCTGGCAGGGCATGCCCCCCCACATGCTGCCTGTCCTTGGCTCCCCCACAGTAGTAAACATAGTTGGTGTTTGTGACTCCATCCTCTACAAGGCCATCTCTGGGGTACTGATGCCCACGGTGCTGCAAGCACTGCCTGATAG TTTGACTCAGGTTATTCGAAAATTTGCCAAACAGCTCGATGAGTGGCTTAAAATAGCACTTCATGACCTTCCAGAAAACCTGAGAAATATAAAATttgaat TATCAAGGAGATTTTCTCAGATTCTGAAGCGACAAACCTCATTAAACCATCTATGCCAG GCATCACGGACTGTGATAAACAGTGCTGACATCACCTTTCAAATGCTGGAGGACTGGAGGAATGTGGACTTGAACAGCATCACCAAGCAGACACTTTACACCATGGAGGACTCACAAGAGGAGCACAGACAGCTTATTATCCACT TGTATCAGGAGTTTGACCGTCTCCTGGAGGAGCAGTCTCCAATCGAGGCGTACATTGAGTGGCTGGACTCAATGGTAGACCGTTGTGTTGTCAAG GTGGCAGGGAAGAGGCCCGGGTCCCTGAAGAAGGTAGCCCAACAGTTCCTGCTGATGTGGTCGTGTTTTGGTACCAGAGTCATACGGGACATGACCCTCCACAGTGCACCCAGCTTTG GGTCCTTCCACCTGATCCATCTCATGTTTGATGACTATGTGCTTTACCTACTGGAGTCCCTGCACTGCCAGGAGAGAGCCAATGAACTCATGAGGGCCATGAAGGGTGAGGGCAGCACAG cagagagagaggaagagttCACTCTGTCAGAAACTACTCCCACTTCCCCGTCTCCAGGATCCTACTCTCCTGCTCGGTCTGTCCACTCTGTGGTTGTCTCCTCAGCCAGCTCCCCTACAGCAGCTGTGTCCCCGGAGTACACTGGAGTCACTACCACAACAG tgacaacagcagGCGGCTCCACACCAGAGGCTGGGCAGCAGCTGTCCTGTATGAGGAGCAGTGCGCCAgtccctcctccttcctccacCCACCGGATGCctgtctacacacacagagaagagcATGG CTACACTGGCAGCTACAACTATGGCAGCTACACCAACCAGCATCCTCACTCCATCCAGAGCCAGTATCCGGGTCTGGCCCACGAGCCAGCGATTCCAGCCCCCCTCCACTACTCTGCCTACCACCGCTCGTCTGCACAG TACCAGCTTAATGGCCAAATGTCTCGAATGGAGCCTTGCTTGATGGGGAGCACTCCTCGGTTACACCCATCACCTGTCGCCCCCCGGTGGCCCGATGTGTCACCGGCAAACAGCTGTTACACTAGCCCACCTATGCACTCATCCCGCTATGCCACATCTGGGGACATGTACTCTCCCCTGGCCCCACGAAGGAACTCAGAGTACGAACACTCGCAGCATTTCCCCGGCTTTGCTTACATCAACGGAGAGGCCACCACAGGCTGGGCAAAATAA
- the rfx4 gene encoding transcription factor RFX4 isoform X2 — MHCGLLEEPDMDSTESWIERCLNESENKRYSSHTSLGNMSNDEHEEKENNRASKPHSTPATLEWLEENYEIAEGVCIPRSALYMHYLDFSEKHDTQPVNAASFGKIIRQQFPALTTRRLGTRGQSKYHYYGIAVKETSPYYDVMYSKKGAAWVNETGKKEVTKQTVAYSPRSKLGTLLPEFPNVKDLNLPASLPEERVSTFIMMYRTHCQRILDTVIRANFDEVQSFLLHFWQGMPPHMLPVLGSPTVVNIVGVCDSILYKAISGVLMPTVLQALPDSLTQVIRKFAKQLDEWLKIALHDLPENLRNIKFELSRRFSQILKRQTSLNHLCQASRTVINSADITFQMLEDWRNVDLNSITKQTLYTMEDSQEEHRQLIIHLYQEFDRLLEEQSPIEAYIEWLDSMVDRCVVKVAGKRPGSLKKVAQQFLLMWSCFGTRVIRDMTLHSAPSFGSFHLIHLMFDDYVLYLLESLHCQERANELMRAMKGEGSTEREEEFTLSETTPTSPSPGSYSPARSVHSVVVSSASSPTAAVSPEYTGVTTTTGAVQSYTWSLTYTVTTAGGSTPEAGQQLSCMRSSAPVPPPSSTHRMPVYTHREEHGYTGSYNYGSYTNQHPHSIQSQYPGLAHEPAIPAPLHYSAYHRSSAQYQLNGQMSRMEPCLMGSTPRLHPSPVAPRWPDVSPANSCYTSPPMHSSRYATSGDMYSPLAPRRNSEYEHSQHFPGFAYINGEATTGWAK; from the exons GCTAGAGGAGAATTATGAAATAGCTGAAGGTGTGTGTATCCCCCGGAGTGCCCTCTACATGCATTACCTAGACTTCAGCGAGAAGCACGACACACAGCCAGTGAATGCAGCAAGCTTTGGAAAG ATCATAAGGCAACAGTTTCCAGCTTTAACTACCCGACGACTGGGAACTAGAGGACAGTCAAA gTACCACTACTACGGTATAGCGGTGAAGGAGACCTCTCCGTATTATGACGTGATGTATTCCAAAAAGGGAGCGGCGTGGGTGAATGAGACAGGGAAGAAAGAGGTCACAAAGCAGACAGTGGCGTATTCACCGCGCTCCAAACTGGGGACACTCCTGCCAGAGTTTCCAAATGTCAAAGACCTAAATTTGCCCGCCAGCCTGCCAGAAGAGAGG GTATCAACTTTCATCATGATGTACAGAACGCACTGTCAAAGGATACTGGACACTGTTATTCGAGCCAACTTTGATGAG GTCCAAAGTTTCTTGCTGCACTTCTGGCAGGGCATGCCCCCCCACATGCTGCCTGTCCTTGGCTCCCCCACAGTAGTAAACATAGTTGGTGTTTGTGACTCCATCCTCTACAAGGCCATCTCTGGGGTACTGATGCCCACGGTGCTGCAAGCACTGCCTGATAG TTTGACTCAGGTTATTCGAAAATTTGCCAAACAGCTCGATGAGTGGCTTAAAATAGCACTTCATGACCTTCCAGAAAACCTGAGAAATATAAAATttgaat TATCAAGGAGATTTTCTCAGATTCTGAAGCGACAAACCTCATTAAACCATCTATGCCAG GCATCACGGACTGTGATAAACAGTGCTGACATCACCTTTCAAATGCTGGAGGACTGGAGGAATGTGGACTTGAACAGCATCACCAAGCAGACACTTTACACCATGGAGGACTCACAAGAGGAGCACAGACAGCTTATTATCCACT TGTATCAGGAGTTTGACCGTCTCCTGGAGGAGCAGTCTCCAATCGAGGCGTACATTGAGTGGCTGGACTCAATGGTAGACCGTTGTGTTGTCAAG GTGGCAGGGAAGAGGCCCGGGTCCCTGAAGAAGGTAGCCCAACAGTTCCTGCTGATGTGGTCGTGTTTTGGTACCAGAGTCATACGGGACATGACCCTCCACAGTGCACCCAGCTTTG GGTCCTTCCACCTGATCCATCTCATGTTTGATGACTATGTGCTTTACCTACTGGAGTCCCTGCACTGCCAGGAGAGAGCCAATGAACTCATGAGGGCCATGAAGGGTGAGGGCAGCACAG agagagaggaagagttCACTCTGTCAGAAACTACTCCCACTTCCCCGTCTCCAGGATCCTACTCTCCTGCTCGGTCTGTCCACTCTGTGGTTGTCTCCTCAGCCAGCTCCCCTACAGCAGCTGTGTCCCCGGAGTACACTGGAGTCACTACCACAACAG GCGCTGTTCAGTCATATACCTGGTCCCTTACAtacacagtgacaacagcagGCGGCTCCACACCAGAGGCTGGGCAGCAGCTGTCCTGTATGAGGAGCAGTGCGCCAgtccctcctccttcctccacCCACCGGATGCctgtctacacacacagagaagagcATGG CTACACTGGCAGCTACAACTATGGCAGCTACACCAACCAGCATCCTCACTCCATCCAGAGCCAGTATCCGGGTCTGGCCCACGAGCCAGCGATTCCAGCCCCCCTCCACTACTCTGCCTACCACCGCTCGTCTGCACAG TACCAGCTTAATGGCCAAATGTCTCGAATGGAGCCTTGCTTGATGGGGAGCACTCCTCGGTTACACCCATCACCTGTCGCCCCCCGGTGGCCCGATGTGTCACCGGCAAACAGCTGTTACACTAGCCCACCTATGCACTCATCCCGCTATGCCACATCTGGGGACATGTACTCTCCCCTGGCCCCACGAAGGAACTCAGAGTACGAACACTCGCAGCATTTCCCCGGCTTTGCTTACATCAACGGAGAGGCCACCACAGGCTGGGCAAAATAA
- the rfx4 gene encoding transcription factor RFX4 isoform X1, with amino-acid sequence MHCGLLEEPDMDSTESWIERCLNESENKRYSSHTSLGNMSNDEHEEKENNRASKPHSTPATLEWLEENYEIAEGVCIPRSALYMHYLDFSEKHDTQPVNAASFGKIIRQQFPALTTRRLGTRGQSKYHYYGIAVKETSPYYDVMYSKKGAAWVNETGKKEVTKQTVAYSPRSKLGTLLPEFPNVKDLNLPASLPEERVSTFIMMYRTHCQRILDTVIRANFDEVQSFLLHFWQGMPPHMLPVLGSPTVVNIVGVCDSILYKAISGVLMPTVLQALPDSLTQVIRKFAKQLDEWLKIALHDLPENLRNIKFELSRRFSQILKRQTSLNHLCQASRTVINSADITFQMLEDWRNVDLNSITKQTLYTMEDSQEEHRQLIIHLYQEFDRLLEEQSPIEAYIEWLDSMVDRCVVKVAGKRPGSLKKVAQQFLLMWSCFGTRVIRDMTLHSAPSFGSFHLIHLMFDDYVLYLLESLHCQERANELMRAMKGEGSTAEREEEFTLSETTPTSPSPGSYSPARSVHSVVVSSASSPTAAVSPEYTGVTTTTGAVQSYTWSLTYTVTTAGGSTPEAGQQLSCMRSSAPVPPPSSTHRMPVYTHREEHGYTGSYNYGSYTNQHPHSIQSQYPGLAHEPAIPAPLHYSAYHRSSAQYQLNGQMSRMEPCLMGSTPRLHPSPVAPRWPDVSPANSCYTSPPMHSSRYATSGDMYSPLAPRRNSEYEHSQHFPGFAYINGEATTGWAK; translated from the exons GCTAGAGGAGAATTATGAAATAGCTGAAGGTGTGTGTATCCCCCGGAGTGCCCTCTACATGCATTACCTAGACTTCAGCGAGAAGCACGACACACAGCCAGTGAATGCAGCAAGCTTTGGAAAG ATCATAAGGCAACAGTTTCCAGCTTTAACTACCCGACGACTGGGAACTAGAGGACAGTCAAA gTACCACTACTACGGTATAGCGGTGAAGGAGACCTCTCCGTATTATGACGTGATGTATTCCAAAAAGGGAGCGGCGTGGGTGAATGAGACAGGGAAGAAAGAGGTCACAAAGCAGACAGTGGCGTATTCACCGCGCTCCAAACTGGGGACACTCCTGCCAGAGTTTCCAAATGTCAAAGACCTAAATTTGCCCGCCAGCCTGCCAGAAGAGAGG GTATCAACTTTCATCATGATGTACAGAACGCACTGTCAAAGGATACTGGACACTGTTATTCGAGCCAACTTTGATGAG GTCCAAAGTTTCTTGCTGCACTTCTGGCAGGGCATGCCCCCCCACATGCTGCCTGTCCTTGGCTCCCCCACAGTAGTAAACATAGTTGGTGTTTGTGACTCCATCCTCTACAAGGCCATCTCTGGGGTACTGATGCCCACGGTGCTGCAAGCACTGCCTGATAG TTTGACTCAGGTTATTCGAAAATTTGCCAAACAGCTCGATGAGTGGCTTAAAATAGCACTTCATGACCTTCCAGAAAACCTGAGAAATATAAAATttgaat TATCAAGGAGATTTTCTCAGATTCTGAAGCGACAAACCTCATTAAACCATCTATGCCAG GCATCACGGACTGTGATAAACAGTGCTGACATCACCTTTCAAATGCTGGAGGACTGGAGGAATGTGGACTTGAACAGCATCACCAAGCAGACACTTTACACCATGGAGGACTCACAAGAGGAGCACAGACAGCTTATTATCCACT TGTATCAGGAGTTTGACCGTCTCCTGGAGGAGCAGTCTCCAATCGAGGCGTACATTGAGTGGCTGGACTCAATGGTAGACCGTTGTGTTGTCAAG GTGGCAGGGAAGAGGCCCGGGTCCCTGAAGAAGGTAGCCCAACAGTTCCTGCTGATGTGGTCGTGTTTTGGTACCAGAGTCATACGGGACATGACCCTCCACAGTGCACCCAGCTTTG GGTCCTTCCACCTGATCCATCTCATGTTTGATGACTATGTGCTTTACCTACTGGAGTCCCTGCACTGCCAGGAGAGAGCCAATGAACTCATGAGGGCCATGAAGGGTGAGGGCAGCACAG cagagagagaggaagagttCACTCTGTCAGAAACTACTCCCACTTCCCCGTCTCCAGGATCCTACTCTCCTGCTCGGTCTGTCCACTCTGTGGTTGTCTCCTCAGCCAGCTCCCCTACAGCAGCTGTGTCCCCGGAGTACACTGGAGTCACTACCACAACAG GCGCTGTTCAGTCATATACCTGGTCCCTTACAtacacagtgacaacagcagGCGGCTCCACACCAGAGGCTGGGCAGCAGCTGTCCTGTATGAGGAGCAGTGCGCCAgtccctcctccttcctccacCCACCGGATGCctgtctacacacacagagaagagcATGG CTACACTGGCAGCTACAACTATGGCAGCTACACCAACCAGCATCCTCACTCCATCCAGAGCCAGTATCCGGGTCTGGCCCACGAGCCAGCGATTCCAGCCCCCCTCCACTACTCTGCCTACCACCGCTCGTCTGCACAG TACCAGCTTAATGGCCAAATGTCTCGAATGGAGCCTTGCTTGATGGGGAGCACTCCTCGGTTACACCCATCACCTGTCGCCCCCCGGTGGCCCGATGTGTCACCGGCAAACAGCTGTTACACTAGCCCACCTATGCACTCATCCCGCTATGCCACATCTGGGGACATGTACTCTCCCCTGGCCCCACGAAGGAACTCAGAGTACGAACACTCGCAGCATTTCCCCGGCTTTGCTTACATCAACGGAGAGGCCACCACAGGCTGGGCAAAATAA